A region from the Citrobacter koseri ATCC BAA-895 genome encodes:
- the aroC gene encoding chorismate synthase has product MAGNTLGQLFRVTTFGESHGLALGCIVDGVPPGIPLTEADLQHDLDRRRPGTSRYTTQRREPDQVKILSGVFEGVTTGTSIGLLIENTDQRSQDYSAIKDVFRPGHADYTYEQKYGLRDYRGGGRSSARETAMRVAAGAIAKKYLAEKHGIVIQGCLTQMGDIPLEIKDWQQVEQNPFFCPDPDKIDALDELMRALKKEGDSIGAKVTVVANGVPAGLGEPVFDRLDADIAHALMSINAVKGVEIGDGFDVVALRGSQNRDEITKEGFLSNHAGGILGGISSGQQIVAHMALKPTSSITVPGRTINRFGEEVEMITKGRHDPCVGIRAVPIAEAMLAIVLMDHLLRQRAQNADVKTDIPRW; this is encoded by the coding sequence ATGGCAGGAAATACACTTGGACAACTCTTTCGCGTAACGACTTTTGGTGAATCACACGGGCTGGCGCTCGGTTGTATCGTTGATGGCGTTCCGCCGGGCATTCCGCTAACGGAAGCCGACCTGCAACACGATCTCGACAGACGCCGTCCGGGAACCTCGCGTTACACGACCCAGCGTCGTGAACCGGACCAGGTGAAAATTCTCTCCGGCGTCTTTGAAGGCGTGACGACGGGCACCAGCATTGGCCTGTTGATTGAAAATACCGATCAGCGTTCACAGGATTACAGCGCCATTAAGGACGTTTTCCGCCCGGGCCATGCCGACTATACCTACGAGCAGAAATACGGTCTGCGCGATTACCGTGGCGGCGGTCGTTCTTCCGCCCGTGAAACGGCGATGCGCGTCGCGGCTGGCGCGATTGCTAAAAAATATCTGGCGGAGAAACACGGCATCGTCATTCAGGGGTGTCTGACCCAGATGGGCGATATTCCGCTTGAAATCAAAGACTGGCAGCAGGTTGAACAAAACCCGTTTTTCTGTCCTGATCCAGATAAAATCGACGCGCTGGACGAACTGATGCGCGCCCTGAAGAAAGAGGGCGATTCGATTGGGGCAAAAGTGACCGTCGTGGCAAACGGCGTTCCGGCAGGGCTTGGCGAACCGGTCTTTGACCGTCTGGATGCGGACATCGCTCATGCGCTGATGAGCATCAACGCGGTAAAAGGCGTGGAGATTGGCGATGGGTTTGATGTGGTCGCGTTGCGAGGCAGCCAGAATCGCGATGAAATTACCAAAGAGGGCTTCCTGAGCAACCATGCGGGCGGTATTCTCGGCGGTATCAGCAGCGGGCAACAAATTGTTGCACATATGGCGCTGAAACCCACTTCCAGTATTACGGTGCCGGGACGTACGATTAACCGCTTTGGTGAAGAAGTCGAGATGATCACCAAAGGGCGTCACGATCCCTGCGTTGGGATCCGCGCCGTGCCGATCGCTGAGGCCATGCTGGCGATCGTGCTGATGGATCACCTTCTGCGTCAGCGCGCGCAAAATGCGGATGTAAAGACTGATATTCCACGCTGGTAA
- the mepA gene encoding penicillin-insensitive murein endopeptidase encodes MKKTALALLALLVSSASLAATPWQKITHPVPGSAQSIGGFSNGCIVGADTLPVQSEHYQVMRTDQRRYFGHPDLVMFIQRLSTQVSNLGFGTVLIGDMGMPAGGRFNGGHASHQTGLDVDIFLQLPKTRWTQAQLLRPQAIDLVSRDGKHVVPSLWKPEISSLIKLAAEDNDVTRIFVNPAIKQQLCLDAGTDRDWLRKVRPWFQHRAHMHVRLRCPADSLECEDQPLPPPGDGCGAELQSWFEPPEPGTTKPEKKTPPPLPPSCQALLDEHVL; translated from the coding sequence ATGAAAAAAACGGCACTCGCGTTGCTGGCTCTTCTGGTCAGCAGCGCCAGCCTGGCGGCAACGCCCTGGCAGAAAATTACGCATCCTGTTCCCGGAAGTGCGCAATCCATCGGCGGCTTTTCGAATGGCTGCATTGTTGGGGCAGACACGCTTCCCGTGCAGTCCGAACACTATCAGGTGATGCGTACCGATCAGCGCCGCTATTTTGGTCATCCCGATCTCGTGATGTTTATTCAACGACTGAGCACTCAGGTCAGCAACCTTGGATTTGGAACGGTGTTGATCGGCGATATGGGGATGCCTGCGGGCGGGCGGTTCAACGGCGGACATGCCAGCCACCAGACCGGGCTCGATGTCGATATTTTTCTGCAACTGCCGAAAACACGCTGGACGCAGGCGCAGCTACTGCGACCTCAGGCAATTGACCTGGTCTCCCGCGACGGCAAACATGTGGTGCCTTCGCTGTGGAAGCCGGAAATTTCCAGCCTGATCAAACTGGCTGCGGAAGATAACGACGTCACGCGTATTTTTGTTAATCCTGCCATTAAACAGCAGTTATGCCTGGATGCCGGAACCGATCGTGACTGGTTGCGTAAAGTGCGACCCTGGTTCCAGCATCGTGCGCATATGCATGTACGATTACGTTGCCCTGCCGACAGCCTGGAGTGCGAAGATCAGCCTTTGCCTCCGCCTGGCGATGGATGTGGCGCAGAACTACAAAGTTGGTTTGAACCTCCTGAACCTGGAACAACAAAGCCTGAGAAGAAGACACCGCCACCGTTGCCGCCTTCCTGCCAGGCGCTACTGGATGAGCATGTACTCTAA
- a CDS encoding sulfite exporter TauE/SafE family protein yields MDNFLNLFMVSPLLLIVLFFVAMLAGFIDSLAGGGGLLTIPALMAAGMSPAQALATNKLQACGGSLSASIYFIRRKVVNLADQKLNILMTFIGSMSGALLVQYVQASILRQILPVLVICIGLYFLLMPKLGEEDRQRRLYGLPFALVAGGCVGFYDGFFGPAAGSFYALAFVTLCGYNLAKSTAHAKVLNATSNIGGLLLFAIGGKVIWATGFVMLIGQFLGARMGSRLVLSKGQKLIRPMIVIVSAVMSAKLLYDNHGQEILHLLGMN; encoded by the coding sequence ATGGACAATTTTTTAAATCTGTTTATGGTGTCCCCGCTGTTATTGATTGTTCTTTTTTTCGTGGCAATGCTGGCTGGATTTATTGATTCGCTGGCGGGGGGAGGCGGCTTATTAACGATCCCTGCATTAATGGCGGCAGGCATGTCGCCAGCACAGGCGCTGGCGACCAATAAATTGCAGGCCTGCGGCGGCTCCCTCTCCGCGTCAATCTATTTCATTCGTCGCAAAGTGGTTAATCTTGCCGATCAGAAACTCAATATTCTGATGACGTTCATTGGCTCAATGAGCGGCGCGTTACTGGTGCAATATGTCCAGGCGAGCATTTTGCGGCAGATTTTACCGGTGCTGGTTATTTGTATTGGCCTTTATTTCCTGTTGATGCCGAAACTCGGCGAAGAGGATCGTCAGCGTCGGCTTTATGGCCTGCCTTTCGCGCTGGTCGCCGGGGGCTGTGTCGGATTCTACGATGGCTTCTTCGGCCCGGCTGCCGGATCGTTTTACGCGCTGGCGTTTGTGACGCTGTGCGGGTACAACCTGGCGAAATCCACCGCCCATGCCAAAGTGTTGAATGCCACCTCGAATATTGGCGGCCTGTTGCTGTTCGCTATTGGCGGTAAAGTCATTTGGGCGACAGGTTTCGTGATGCTGATTGGCCAGTTTCTGGGCGCTCGTATGGGCTCGCGACTGGTGTTAAGCAAAGGACAGAAGCTCATTCGCCCGATGATTGTCATCGTCTCTGCGGTGATGAGCGCCAAACTACTTTATGATAACCACGGACAGGAGATTCTCCACTTGCTGGGGATGAACTAA
- a CDS encoding elongation factor P hydroxylase — protein sequence MNSTHHYQQLIDIFNGCFADDFNTRLIKGDDEPVYLPADADVPYHRIVFAHGFYASALHEISHWCIAGKARRELVDFGYWYCPDGRDAQTQSQFEDVEVKPQAFDWLFCVAAGYPFNVSCDNLEGDFEPDRVVFQRRVHAQVMEYLEKGIPERPARFIKALQNYYHTPDITAEQFPWPEALN from the coding sequence ATGAACAGTACGCATCATTACCAACAGCTAATTGATATTTTTAACGGCTGCTTTGCCGACGATTTTAATACCCGTCTGATTAAAGGCGATGACGAACCGGTCTATCTTCCTGCTGATGCGGACGTGCCGTACCACCGGATTGTTTTTGCGCACGGCTTTTACGCCAGCGCGCTGCATGAGATTTCGCACTGGTGTATTGCCGGAAAGGCGCGTCGCGAGTTGGTGGATTTTGGTTACTGGTATTGCCCGGATGGGCGTGATGCGCAAACCCAAAGCCAGTTTGAAGACGTGGAAGTGAAACCGCAGGCCTTTGACTGGTTGTTTTGCGTGGCGGCGGGTTATCCGTTTAACGTCAGTTGCGACAACCTGGAAGGGGACTTCGAACCGGATCGCGTGGTATTTCAGCGCCGGGTTCATGCCCAGGTGATGGAGTACCTGGAAAAAGGCATTCCTGAACGCCCGGCCCGGTTTATTAAAGCGTTACAGAATTATTATCACACGCCTGACATTACGGCGGAACAGTTCCCGTGGCCGGAAGCGCTCAACTGA
- a CDS encoding YfcL family protein: MIAEFESRILALIDDMVEHASDDELFASGYLRGHLTLAVAELEGGDDHSAEAVYANVTSSLEKAIGAGELSPRDQALVKEMWDNLFQKAINA; encoded by the coding sequence ATGATCGCGGAGTTTGAATCACGCATTCTGGCATTAATCGACGATATGGTAGAGCACGCAAGCGATGACGAGCTGTTTGCCAGCGGATATCTGCGTGGCCACCTGACGTTAGCAGTTGCAGAACTGGAAGGCGGTGATGACCATTCCGCAGAAGCGGTGTATGCCAACGTCACCAGCAGCCTGGAAAAAGCGATTGGCGCAGGCGAGTTGTCGCCGCGTGACCAGGCGTTAGTGAAAGAAATGTGGGATAACCTGTTCCAGAAGGCCATTAACGCGTAG
- the mnmC gene encoding bifunctional tRNA (5-methylaminomethyl-2-thiouridine)(34)-methyltransferase MnmD/FAD-dependent 5-carboxymethylaminomethyl-2-thiouridine(34) oxidoreductase MnmC has product MKQYAIQPANLEFNAEGTPVSRDFDDVYFSNDNGLEETRYVFLGGNQLEERFPLHPRPLFVVAESGFGTGLNFLTLWQAFSQFRDAHPEATLQRLHFISFEKFPLTQADLALAHQHWPELAPWAQQLHAQWPLPLAGCHRLILDDGRVTLDLWFGDINELTGKLDESLNQKVDAWFLDGFAPAKNPDMWTQNLFSTMARLARPGGTLATFTSAGFVRRGLQEAGFTMQKRKGFGRKREMLCGVMAHALTFPSPTPWFTRSGSAKRDVAIIGGGIASALLSLALLRRGWQVTLYCSDEQPAQGASGNRQGALYPLLSKHDAAINLFFPSAFTFARRLYDALPVTFDHDWCGVTQLGWDEKSQHKIDQMLSLALPDALAVAVDPDQAQQETGVATHCRGITYPAGGWLCPAQLTAALLALAATQGLRRHYTHTLTALSRQATGWQLQFAEGKAVEHEVVVLANGHQINHVDQTRPLPVYSVAGQVSHIPTTPALSALRQVLCYDGYLTPQNPATHQHCIGASYHRGSEETAYREDDQQQNRQRLIDCFPDAAWAKEVDISEKAARCGVRCATRDHLPMVGNVPDYDATLAQYAALARQKDAAERAPVYPDLFMLGALGSRGLCSAPLCAEILAAQMSEEPIPMDADTLAALNPNRLWVRKLLKGKAVK; this is encoded by the coding sequence GTGAAACAATACGCTATACAACCTGCCAACCTTGAATTCAACGCTGAGGGTACACCTGTTTCCCGAGATTTCGATGACGTCTACTTTTCCAATGATAATGGGCTGGAAGAGACGCGTTATGTTTTTCTCGGCGGCAATCAGCTTGAGGAGCGTTTTCCGCTGCACCCTCGCCCATTATTCGTGGTGGCAGAGAGCGGTTTCGGCACTGGCCTTAACTTCCTGACGCTCTGGCAGGCGTTCTCGCAGTTTCGCGACGCTCACCCTGAGGCTACGCTACAAAGATTACATTTTATCAGTTTTGAAAAATTTCCCCTGACGCAGGCCGACCTCGCTTTAGCCCATCAACACTGGCCAGAGCTTGCCCCCTGGGCACAGCAGCTACACGCGCAGTGGCCGCTGCCGCTGGCCGGGTGCCATCGTCTGATTCTTGATGACGGTCGTGTGACGCTGGATCTCTGGTTCGGCGATATTAATGAGCTGACGGGGAAACTGGATGAATCTCTGAACCAGAAAGTGGACGCCTGGTTTCTGGATGGTTTTGCCCCCGCGAAAAACCCTGACATGTGGACGCAGAATCTGTTTTCCACCATGGCGCGACTGGCTCGCCCCGGCGGAACGCTGGCGACGTTTACCTCTGCGGGATTCGTGCGCCGAGGGTTGCAGGAGGCAGGGTTCACGATGCAAAAACGCAAAGGTTTTGGCCGCAAGCGTGAAATGCTTTGCGGCGTCATGGCGCACGCGCTGACGTTCCCCTCTCCGACGCCGTGGTTCACCCGCAGCGGCAGCGCCAAACGAGACGTCGCAATCATCGGCGGCGGCATCGCCAGCGCGCTGCTGTCGCTGGCGCTTCTGCGCCGCGGCTGGCAGGTAACGCTCTATTGTTCAGATGAGCAGCCCGCGCAAGGCGCATCCGGCAATCGCCAGGGGGCGCTTTATCCCCTGCTCAGCAAACACGATGCGGCGATTAACCTCTTTTTCCCGAGCGCGTTTACGTTCGCGCGGCGTCTGTATGACGCGCTGCCGGTGACTTTCGACCATGACTGGTGCGGCGTCACGCAACTGGGCTGGGACGAAAAGAGCCAGCACAAAATCGATCAGATGCTGTCGCTGGCGTTGCCCGATGCGCTCGCAGTGGCTGTAGATCCAGACCAGGCGCAGCAGGAAACAGGCGTGGCGACACACTGTCGCGGAATAACGTATCCGGCTGGCGGCTGGCTGTGCCCAGCACAGTTAACCGCTGCGCTGCTGGCGCTAGCGGCCACACAAGGGCTGCGGAGGCATTACACACACACGCTCACCGCCCTTTCGCGCCAGGCCACAGGCTGGCAGTTGCAATTTGCAGAGGGTAAGGCAGTTGAACATGAGGTGGTCGTGCTGGCAAACGGGCATCAGATTAACCACGTTGACCAGACGCGTCCGTTACCGGTCTATTCGGTGGCTGGTCAGGTGAGCCATATCCCGACGACGCCTGCGCTTTCCGCATTACGCCAGGTGCTGTGCTACGACGGATACCTCACGCCGCAAAACCCTGCCACTCATCAGCACTGCATTGGCGCCAGTTACCATCGCGGCAGTGAGGAAACTGCCTATCGTGAAGACGATCAGCAGCAGAATCGCCAGCGCTTGATCGACTGCTTCCCGGATGCCGCATGGGCAAAAGAGGTTGATATCAGCGAAAAAGCGGCGCGCTGTGGCGTACGCTGCGCCACGCGCGATCATCTGCCGATGGTCGGAAATGTGCCGGACTATGATGCAACGCTCGCACAATACGCCGCCCTTGCCAGACAGAAAGACGCCGCCGAACGCGCGCCGGTTTATCCTGATTTGTTTATGCTGGGAGCGCTCGGATCGCGCGGGTTGTGTTCAGCCCCGCTCTGTGCGGAAATTCTCGCGGCGCAAATGAGTGAAGAGCCCATTCCGATGGATGCTGACACGCTGGCGGCGTTAAACCCGAATCGTCTGTGGGTACGGAAGTTATTGAAGGGAAAAGCGGTGAAATAA